One genomic window of Phoenix dactylifera cultivar Barhee BC4 chromosome 6, palm_55x_up_171113_PBpolish2nd_filt_p, whole genome shotgun sequence includes the following:
- the LOC120111132 gene encoding 50S ribosomal protein 6, chloroplastic, whose translation MASISGMLATTTIAVSKPRPWRPSPPSLGGAGGNGGLVVECSSRPKKKATAHHMKTRPKKTQPWDVRRKGPTIYPPLPPLPPDWTLVTDDQPLPQPPQDAGGLSPAPSAS comes from the coding sequence ATGGCGTCGATTTCAGGGATGCTCGCGACCACCACCATCGCCGTCTCCAAACCGAGGCCGTGGCGGCCATCGCCTCCGAGTTTGGGTGGCGCCGGAGGAAACGGTGGGCTGGTGGTGGAGTGCTCGTCGCGGCCGAAGAAGAAGGCGACGGCACACCACATGAAGACGCGGCCGAAGAAGACGCAGCCCTGGGACGTCCGCCGCAAGGGCCCTACCATctaccctccccttcccccgcTCCCCCCCGACTGGACTCTCGTCACCGATGACCAGCCCCTCCCCCAGCCGCCGCAGGATGCTGGAGGACTCTCCCCTGCTCCTTCGGCCTCTTAA
- the LOC103707656 gene encoding uncharacterized protein LOC103707656 yields MTTVEGISGGDPKRRVCFSLAAYAKAVIDHLRASGVAVDVGLDDYEIAAIEATYGFAFPPDLRSILREGLPVGSGFPNWRYASPQQLEILLRLPVSGLLHDVSRKGFWCAAWGSKPIAGGDESAAAARGILERAPALVPIYRHFYIPSVPNLAGNPVFYVRGCDVRCAGFDLADFFQREEGQFRRKGGAPPPPAWAAREARRVEVWTELAADRDTCRGGKSLEGWLGEMGWRLREAGWGEEEVREMLMMESDGKEDGGRGDRTVVRDREGLIWHLRLLSLALLQAGWSAEDVADSMNGLTTTAGR; encoded by the coding sequence ATGACCACGGTGGAGGGCATCAGCGGCGGCGATCCGAAGCGGCGTGTATGCTTCTCTCTGGCGGCCTACGCCAAGGCGGTGATCGACCACCTCCGGGCGTCGGGCGTCGCGGTCGATGTCGGGCTGGACGATTACGAGATCGCCGCGATCGAGGCGACGTACGGCTTTGCTTTCCCCCCCGATCTCCGATCCATTCTTCGGGAGGGGCTTCCCGTCGGGAGCGGCTTCCCGAACTGGCGCTACGCCTCGCCGCAGCAGCTCGAGATCCTCCTCCGTCTCCCCGTCTCCGGCCTCCTCCACGACGTCTCCCGCAAGGGCTTCTGGTGCGCCGCCTGGGGCTCCAAGCCCATTGCCGGCGGAGATGAGTCGGCGGCAGCGGCGAGGGGGATCCTGGAGAGGGCCCCGGCCCTCGTCCCGATTTATCGGCATTTTTACATCCCGTCGGTCCCTAATCTCGCCGGTAATCCGGTGTTCTATGTTCGGGGCTGCGATGTGCGGTGCGCCGGGTTCGATCTCGCCGATTTTTTTCAGCGCGAAGAGGGCCAGTTCCGGCGCAAAGGAggagcgccgccgccgccggcgtgGGCGGCGAGGGAGGCTAGGCGGGTGGAGGTCTGGACGGAGCTGGCGGCGGATAGGGACACGTGTCGGGGAGGGAAGAGCCTGGAGGGATGGCTGGGGGAGATGGGGTGGCGGCTGAGGGAAGCGGggtggggggaggaggaggtgagGGAGATGCTGATGATGGAATCGGACGGCAAGGAGGACGGGGGAAGGGGGGATCGGACGGTGGTGAGGGACCGGGAAGGCCTAATCTGGCATTTGCGGCTGCTGTCGCTGGCGCTTCTCCAGGCCGGGTGGAGCGCAGAAGACGTGGCCGATTCGATGAATGGGTTGACGACAACCGCCGGAAGGTGA
- the LOC103707630 gene encoding NHP2-like protein 1, protein MATEVVNPKAYPLADAQLTITILDLVQQAANYKQLKKGANEATKTLNRGISEFVVMAADTEPLEILLHLPLLAEDKNVPYVFVPSKQALGRACGVTRPVIACSVTSNEGSQLKSQIQQLKDAIEKLLI, encoded by the exons ATG GCCACCGAAGTCGTGAATCCAAAGGCGTATCCTTTGGCCGACGCTCAACTGACGATAACAATATTGGATCTCGTCCAGCAGGCGGCCAACTACAAGCAGCTCAAGAAGGGAGCTAATGAAG CGACGAAGACTCTGAACAGGGGCATctccgagtttgttgtgatggCGGCGGATACAGAGCCACTCGAAATTCTTCTCCATCTTCCCCTGCTTGCAGAGGATAAG AATGTGCCCTACGTGTTTGTACCTTCCAAACAGGCACTTGGCCGAGCTTGTGGAGTTACCAGGCCTGTGATTGCTTGCTCGGTGACTAGCAATGAAGGAAGCCAGTTGAAATCCCAGATACAACAACTCAAG gATGCCATCGAGAAGCTTCTCATCTAA
- the LOC103707631 gene encoding sec-independent protein translocase protein TatB isoform X2, with translation MMFGISYGELFLILGATAALIGPKDLPIISRTAGKLAGRAIGYVQLARGQLETVLQQSQANKVHKELQDTIAQLEAIRYEIRSISIMNPGPFTRRLDGVGPTQSNGNDIAAKPEGDRKPPMTIPEDPNSRAVSSILQSQAMAYARLAESPAIKSASSASSGHAEKLNADDGHLNILPVSAESAGLLPKCNVH, from the exons ATGATGTTTGGAATTTCATATGGTGAACTGTTTCTCATACTTGGAGCCACTGCTGCTCTCATAG GGCCCAAAGATCTTCCTATTATTTCAAGAACTGCTGGGAAACTGGCAGGGAGGGCAATAGGGTATGTTCAGTTGGCCCGTGGGCAGTTGGAAACTGTTCTGCAGCAATCTCAAGCTAACAAG GTTCACAAAGAACTTCAAGACACGATTGCTCAATTAGAAGCTATTCGTTATGAAATCCGAAGCATTTCAATCATGAATCCAGGTCCATTCACTCGGAGGTTGGATGGTGTGGGGCCCACACAAAGCAATG GAAATGACATTGCTGCAAAGCCTGAAGGAGATCGCAAGCCTCCCATGACAATCCCTGAG GATCCTAATTCAAGGGCCGTTTCTTCTATTCTGCAAAGTCAAGCAATGGCATATGCTAGGTTAGCTGAATCCCCAGCTATTAAATCAGCTTCTTCCGCAAGCAGTGGACATGCAGAGAAATTAAATGCTGACGATGGTCATCTAAATATTCTGCCCGTCTCTGCCGAGAGTGCAGGGCTACTTCCAAAGTGTAATG TTCATTGA
- the LOC103707658 gene encoding agamous-like MADS-box protein AGL29 — protein MSLNRPPSPLPIDPKLSLLFVCIMPGRTGHGRRKIEIKRIEEEQTRQVTFSKRRSGLFKKASEIGTLCGAQVGILVYSPGGRPYSFGHPGFMEVSDRFLPCVPTPTRPAPPPANVLAPQLSKHYLDIVKGLEAAQAKGAVLKERFGVVPELKARAYESDPEGLRLDELQDAVKRLESLQLRVYSRVSTILNHEASASRAALAVQPLNMINPYATNEPHAHPGGGFMGNNGLAPGGFMGSNGFMGNDGHAPAGFMGNDGHAPAGFIE, from the coding sequence ATGTCCTTGAATCGTCCCCCTTCGCCTCTTCCTATAGATCCCAAGCTTTCTCTGCTTTTCGTGTGCATCATGCCCGGGAGAACCGGCCATGGCCGGCGAAAGATTGAGATTAAGAGGATCGAAGAAGAGCAAACTCGGCAAGTGACTTTCTCGAAACGTCGAAGTGGCTTGTTCAAGAAGGCTAGCGAGATTGGCACCCTCTGCGGTGCTCAGGTTGGGATCCTGGTGTACTCACCAGGAGGAAGGCCCTACTCGTTCGGCCACCCAGGGTTCATGGAGGTCTCTGATCGATTCCTCCCGTGCGTCCCCACGCCGACCCGTCCCGCCCCTCCTCCGGCCAACGTGCTCGCTCCCCAGCTGAGCAAGCACTACTTGGACATCGTAAAAGGACTGGAGGCCGCGCAGGCCAAGGGTGCGGTGCTTAAGGAGAGATTTGGCGTGGTTCCGGAGCTGAAGGCGAGGGCCTACGAGTCTGATCCTGAAGGCCTCCGCTTGGACGAGCTTCAAGACGCGGTCAAGCGATTGGAGTCGCTTCAGCTGCGGGTGTATTCGAGGGTTTCTACGATCCTGAATCATGAAGCTTCTGCGTCGAGGGCTGCTTTGGCTGTCCAGCCGTTGAATATGATCAACCCTTATGCGACCAATGAACCCCACGCTCATCCAGGTGGTGGGTTCATGGGGAACAACGGCCTTGCTCCCGGTGGGTTCATGGGGAGCAATGGCTTCATGGGGAACGATGGCCATGCTCCTGCTGGGTTCATGGGGAACGATGGTCATGCTCCTGCTGGGTTCATTGAGTGA
- the LOC120111204 gene encoding agamous-like MADS-box protein AGL29, with protein MAERKFRGRQKIEIKKIEKKAARDVAFSKRRAGMFSKASELATLCGVDVGVVAFSPAGRPYTFGYPDANVVFDRFLGIVRAGGGSGGPAGTTASHQADILRQLSQRCSQMMDLLSAGREKRAVLEERLNSESEDPEDRAWPEDLEGLGLERLARMVRGFEEQRAKARLRVLQIQEQGGSSAGPSAMAVIPMRAAGFGAPGGSGPWIN; from the coding sequence ATGGCGGAGAGGAAGTTCAGGGGGCGCCAGAAGATCGAGATCAAGAAgatagagaagaaggctgcTCGAGATGTGGCATTCTCGAAGCGCAGAGCTGGGATGTTCAGCAAGGCGAGCGAGCTCGCGACCCTCTGCGGGGTGGACGTCGGGGTGGTGGCGTTCTCTCCTGCCGGCCGGCCGTACACGTTCGGATATCCGGATGCCAACGTGGTGTTCGACCGCTTTCTCGGGATAGTCCGAGCGGGAGGAGGCTCCGGCGGCCCCGCGGGCACGACGGCGAGCCATCAGGCCGACATACTCCGCCAGCTGAGCCAGCGCTGCTCGCAGATGATGGACCTTCTGAGTGcgggaagagagaagagagccgTCCTGGAAGAGCGGCTCAACAGTGAGAGCGAAGATCCGGAGGACCGGGCGTGGCCGGAGGACCTCGAGGGGCTTGGGCTCGAGCGGCTTGCCAGGATGGTTAGGGGCTTCGAGGAGCAGAGGGCGAAAGCTCGCTTGAGGGTGCTTCAGATCCAGGAGCAAGGGGGGTCATCTGCGGGGCCTTCAGCCATGGCTGTCATTCCGATGCGCGCCGCTGGTTTTGGTGCGCCCGGGGGCTCTGGCCCGTGGATCAACTGA
- the LOC103707631 gene encoding sec-independent protein translocase protein TatB isoform X1 translates to MMFGISYGELFLILGATAALIGPKDLPIISRTAGKLAGRAIGYVQLARGQLETVLQQSQANKVHKELQDTIAQLEAIRYEIRSISIMNPGPFTRRLDGVGPTQSNGNDIAAKPEGDRKPPMTIPEDPNSRAVSSILQSQAMAYARLAESPAIKSASSASSGHAEKLNADDGHLNILPVSAESAGLLPKCNDEAKGSDIMLEAILEAEVACKAKHFFSQSQNQLPNE, encoded by the exons ATGATGTTTGGAATTTCATATGGTGAACTGTTTCTCATACTTGGAGCCACTGCTGCTCTCATAG GGCCCAAAGATCTTCCTATTATTTCAAGAACTGCTGGGAAACTGGCAGGGAGGGCAATAGGGTATGTTCAGTTGGCCCGTGGGCAGTTGGAAACTGTTCTGCAGCAATCTCAAGCTAACAAG GTTCACAAAGAACTTCAAGACACGATTGCTCAATTAGAAGCTATTCGTTATGAAATCCGAAGCATTTCAATCATGAATCCAGGTCCATTCACTCGGAGGTTGGATGGTGTGGGGCCCACACAAAGCAATG GAAATGACATTGCTGCAAAGCCTGAAGGAGATCGCAAGCCTCCCATGACAATCCCTGAG GATCCTAATTCAAGGGCCGTTTCTTCTATTCTGCAAAGTCAAGCAATGGCATATGCTAGGTTAGCTGAATCCCCAGCTATTAAATCAGCTTCTTCCGCAAGCAGTGGACATGCAGAGAAATTAAATGCTGACGATGGTCATCTAAATATTCTGCCCGTCTCTGCCGAGAGTGCAGGGCTACTTCCAAAGTGTAATG ATGAAGCTAAAGGATCTGATATCATGTTAGAAGCAATACTGGAAGCAGAGGTTGCATGCAAAGCCAAGCACTTCTTCTCACAATCTCAAAATCAACTACCTAATGAATGA
- the LOC103707660 gene encoding agamous-like MADS-box protein AGL29, which yields MATKPRKTRGRQKVELKRIENEDARYVTFSKRKLSLFKKAAELATLCGAEIALVVFSPAGRPYSLGLPTIDEVFRRVLSSGPAQVGSGMAGHSVVNPSAEQCSEVAKHLEQERSRKAVLAKRLQMAAPPRWEGGLDGLGWDELLAQVKEVQELKSKVDSRVGEVLLQGSSSSTNPIATVDAWPVGGSAAHPQYRPGGFVRFDHGGW from the coding sequence ATGGCCACCAAGCCCAGGAAGACCAGGGGCCGTCAAAAGGTCGAGCTCAAGAGGATAGAGAATGAGGATGCTCGCTACGTAACCTTCTCCAAGAGAAAGCTGAGTCTCTTCAAGAAAGCTGCCGAGCTTGCCACCTTGTGCGGCGCCGAGATAGCGCTTGTTGTGTTCTCCCCGGCAGGCCGGCCCTACTCCCTCGGCCTCCCCACCATCGACGAGGTGTTCCGCCGAGTCCTCTCGAGTGGACCTGCCCAAGTGGGCTCCGGGATGGCCGGCCACAGCGTGGTGAACCCCTCCGCCGAGCAGTGCTCCGAGGTAGCCAAACACTTGGAACAAGAGAGGAGCAGGAAGGCCGTTCTCGCAAAGAGGCTGCAGATGGCGGCGCCACCCAGGTGGGAAGGTGGGCTCGATGGACTCGGGTGGGACGAGCTCCTGGCACAGGTTAAAGAGGTGCAGGAGCTTAAGTCCAAGGTTGATTCCAGGGTCGGCGAGGTCCTTCTCCAAGGGTCTTCATCGTCGACGAATCCGATCGCCACGGTTGATGCTTGGCCCGTCGGAGGATCTGCGGCTCATCCTCAGTATCGTCCTGGGGGTTTCGTGAGGTTCGACCACGGGGGCTGGTGA
- the LOC120111133 gene encoding myb-like protein X — MLRQVPSRNQRTKGLRVKHVLQISLLLAISVWLLYQIMHSHDKKSTYVERNSKSSLKLDESQTKIFKFGRKDLPRTVETDSVTVSRIKEKENKEVGDVEQENKHEETEDGGGGGGNDEIDEQDQEKVEEEANHGKEIDDEEDKNEDKNGQVEELDLLRDREHEEVSHEARVNSFKGDDASNTVVHYTQVKEQEERSREAQEMSFKGDDASSAVGHDAQVTEHEVGSYEKREKSFQDDDASSAVEHDIQVTESKSENGGSGGVDEKQLGKMERKEIENETTNGTIGGFKGNDSSAAGSDISNTRVSIVIHEDSETTPNNYLTRNGNAVEKRESDVGAYRKLEDGSSSNSTTAGKSNNHTEQQADLPTVNAIGDQTEPHMNSRKNEMELQTTSSTMFSHKREPQMNSTSASDQSESEIKMMVIETVTSGVPQQNESAALESVQDQHATVEMVTPSENKSNLENIVMEQTESSNTTARPEESGGSSTASSAKNENGETVSTESGNSSH, encoded by the coding sequence ATGTTGAGACAGGTCCCCAGTCGGAACCAGAGAACCAAAGGGTTGAGGGTGAAACATGTTCTTCAGATATCTTTGTTGCTTGCTATCTCTGTCTGGTTGCTTTACCAAATTATGCACTCTCATGACAAGAAGAGTACATATGTGGAGAGGAACTCGAAGAGTTCACTGAAGCTAGATGAGAGCCAGACCAAGATTTTCAAATTTGGCAGGAAGGACCTTCCTCGCACTGTGGAGACAGATTCAGTAACTGTGTCTAGAATCAAGGAAAAAGAGAATAAAGAAGTTGGGGATGTAGAACAAGAAAACAAGCATGAAGAAACTgaggatggaggaggaggaggtgggaaTGACGAGATCGACGAACAAGATCAAGAGAAAGTGGAGGAGGAAGCTAATCATGGAAAAGAaattgatgatgaagaagaCAAGAATGAAGATAAGAATGGTCAAGTTGAGGAATTGGACTTGTTGAGAGACCGAGAACACGAAGAGGTATCTCATGAGGCTCGCGTGAACAGCTTTAAAGGTGATGATGCATCCAACACTGTAGTTCATTATACCCAAGTGAAAGAACAGGAAGAAAGATCCCGTGAGGCACAGGAAATGAGTTTCAAAGGTGATGATGCATCCAGTGCTGTAGGTCATGATGCACAAGTGACAGAACATGAAGTGGGATCTtatgagaagagagaaaaaagctttcaagatgatgatgcatcgaGTGCTGTAGAACACGATATCCAAGTGACAGAATCCAAATCTGAAAATGGAGGTTCCGGGGGTGTGGATGAGAAGCAATTAGGAaaaatggaaaggaaagaaatagaGAATGAAACTACCAATGGAACAATAGGTGGTTTCAAAGGTAATGATTCAAGTGCCGCTGGATCGGATATTTCCAACACTCGTGTTTCAATTGTCATCCATGAAGATAGTGAGACCACACCAAATAATTACCTAACCAGAAATGGAAATGCTGTTGAGAAAAGAGAATCAGATGTTGGAGCTTATCGTAAATTGGAGGATGGGTCTTCCTCCAATTCAACAACAGCAGGGAAGTCTAACAACCACACAGAACAGCAGGCTGATTTACCTACGGTGAATGCGATTGGCGATCAAACTGAACCGCACATGAACTCAAGGAAAAATGAAATGGAACTACAGACAACTTCTTCGACTATGTTTAGCCACAAAAGGGAACCACAGATGAATTCAACAAGTGCTTCTGACCAATCAGAATCTGAGATCAAAATGATGGTGATTGAGACAGTAACTAGTGGTGTACCTCAGCAGAATGAATCTGCCGCTTTGGAATCAGTTCAAGATCAACATGCTACAGTCGAGATGGTTACTCCTAGTGAAAATAAGTCCAACTTAGAGAATATCGTGATGGAGCAAACTGAGAGTTCCAATACAACTGCGAGACCGGAGGAGTCAGGAGGGAGCTCTACCGCATCTTCAGCCAAAAATGAGAATGGAGAAACAGTTTCTACTGAATCAGGCAATTCTTCTCATTAA
- the LOC103707633 gene encoding cytochrome c oxidase subunit 6a, mitochondrial-like, whose translation PSRHHSRSLFVLTCRQARTDRKEAPRERARRRQTTIVMAAARYGLRVLLRGGALRSKPAAGKRSFSSSPLHDDAHETAKWEKITYAGIVTCTVLSIYNLSQDHPHHPEPPAYQYLHVRNKEFPWGPDGLFERKHAEH comes from the exons CCGTCACGCCATCATAGCCGTTCATTATTTGTTCTCACGTGCCGGCAGGCCAGAACTGATAGAAAAGAAGCCCCACGGGAGAGGGCGAGACGAAGGCAAACGACGATCGTGATGGCGGCGGCGCGGTATGGCCTGCGAGTGCTTCTGCGCGGCGGAGCGTTGCGGAGTAAACCCGCCGCCGGCAAGAGgagcttctcctcctcccccctccaCGACGACGCTC ATGAGACGGCGAAATGGGAGAAGATAACGTATGCGGGGATCGTCACCTGTACTGTGCTCTCGATCTATAACCTCTCCCAGGATCACCCCCACCATCCCGAACCCCCG GCTTATCAATATTTGCACGTCCGTAACAAGGAGTTCCCTTGGG GTCCTGATGGTCTCTTTGAGAGGAAGCATGCTGAGCATTAG